A stretch of DNA from Limnohabitans sp. MORI2:
GCTTCTTCTTCGGCGGGGGCTTCGTCAAAACCGTCGCTCATGGCGACGACGCCTTGTGCCTCTTCCACAGGCGCGGGGGCAGTTACGGCCATGAAAATAGCACCCATGATGACCAAGGCAGAAATGGCAGGCAGCAAGGCAATGCCCAGTTGCTTGAGCAACTCTTCCATTGGTACAGAGGCGTTACGCTTGCCCTTGATCGCGCCGATCAGGCCGGGCAATACTTTGTTGCTGACGGTGGATGACACCTCTTGCGCCACGGGAGGCAAGGCGATGTAGCGGTCTTCGGCAGACATCGGCGGTGCCAAATGGGGTTTCAGTTTTGCAATTACGACGACATAGGCCACATACAGGGTCGCCAACATGATGCCGGGGAAGAATGCCCCCGCATACAACTTGACGACTGACACGCCTGCGGTAGCGCCGTAAACGATCAACATCACGGAAGGGGGAATCAAAATTCCCAAGCAACCACCTGCAGTAATTGCACCTGCTGACAACTGCACGCTATAGCCTGCGCGCAACATGGCAGGCAAAGCCAGCAAGCCCATCAAGGTCACCACCGCTCCCACGATGCCTGTGGCAGTGGCGAAGATGGCACAGGTGATGATGGTGGCTACTGCCAACGAGCCTGGCACACGCGCGGTGGCCAAGTGCATGCTCTTGAACAGCTTCTCAATCAAGTTGGCGCGTTCAATGAGGTAACCCATGAATACAAACAACGGGATGGAAATCAACACATCGTTGGACATCACTGAATAAGTGCGTTGCACCATCAAGTCCAAGGTTTGTGTGACGGCCAAGTCGGGGTTTTGCGCTCGATAAGCGAGCCAGGCGAAGATCATGCCCATGCCCATTAGGGTGAAGGCGGTGGGAAAGCCCAACATGATGGCCACCACGACCAGCGCCAACATCAACAAACCTAAGTGGCCGTTGGTCATCTCTGCCACGGGCGGCAGCAGCACAAATGCTGCCAGCACCACCATGGCCATGATGCTTAGACCAAACCAAATTTCTTTTTTCATTTGTGTGCTCCCTGCTCGCCAGTGACGTACGCATCTAATTTGGCGATGTCCTCGTCTTTGACGTGAACCATTTCTTTGAGTTTTTCGACGTCCACTTCATCCACGTCGTCGCCGCGCGAGGGCCATTCACCTTCTTGTAAACACACAATGCAGCGCACGATTTCCACAAAGCCTTGCAGCAGTAATAGCAAGCCAGCAATTGGGATGATGGTTTTAAAAGGGTAGACGGGTGGCCCGTTGGCTGTGATGTTGGAGTGCTCGTTGATGGCCCAAGATTCGCCCGCAAAGTTGTAGCCGGCCCAAGCCAAAGCCACAATGCCTGGAATGAAGAAGATGATGTACAGCGCCAAATCCAAACCCGCTTGCAAGCGCGGCGTGAAAAAGCCGTACAACACGTCGCCGCGCACATGCCCATTCTTAGATAAGGTGTAGGCGCCCGCCATCATGAAGAGCGTTCCGTACATCATGCTCATGACATCAAATGCCCAAGGGTGTGGGTTGTCAAACGCATAACGAGAGACAACTTCCCACGTGATCATGATTGTGAGCACGAAAATCAGCCAAGAAAAAATCTGGCCCACTTGAGTGCTGAGTTTGTCGATGGTGAGTAGTAGTTTTTGCATGGTGTGCTAACTTAAATAAATCAGCCACCCGAAACACTTCGGATGGCCGATGGAAAACGCATCAACTCGTGAAAGTCAAACGTTTAGGCCTTCTTCGCACCGAAGAAGTGGTTGACCGCCATGCGACGGTTGATCACAGTGTCTTGTTCCCACTTCACAGCACGTTGCGCAAACGCTTTTTGTGAGGCAACGATTTCTTTGAACAGTGGGTTCTCGGCAGATTTTTTCTCGACGATTTCGGACCAAATCTTCAGTTGGTCTTGCAAGATCGAATCAGGCGTCTTGTAGAACTTGACCTTGTCTTTGGTTTGCAGCTCTGCGTAGTCTTTCGAGTAGCGATCCACAGCCTTCCAAGACATATCGGCAGACGCTGCCTCTGTCGCACCGGCGATGATGGCTTTCATCTTCGCGGGCAATGCGTCGTACTTGGTCTTGTTGAACATGATCTCAAAGGTCTCAGCGCTTTGGTGGAAGCTTTGCAACATGCACACCTTAGACACATCGGGGAAGCCCAAGATGCGGTCAGAGGTGGCGTTGTTGAATTCGGCGCCGTCGAGCAAGCCGCGGTCCATCGCTGGCACGATTTCGCCGCCTGGCAAGGCATTCACAGCAGCGCCCATGGCGGTGAACAAGTCAATGGCCAAACCGTTTGTGCGGAACTTCAAGCCTTTGAAATCAGCAGACTTGGTGATGGGCTTTTTGAACCAGCCCAAAGGTTGGGTGGCCATAGGGCCGTACAAGAATGATTGCACGTTGCCGCCGATCGAGGCATACAGCTTGGCCAACAGCTCTGCGCCACCGCCGTACTTGTGCCAAGCCAAGATCATGTTGGCATCCATGCCGAACGCGGGGCCAGAGTTCCAAAGGGCCAAAGCGTTTTGCTTGCCGTAGTGATAGCCTAGAACGCCGTGGCCGCCATCCAAAGTGCCTTTAGACACAGCTTCTAACAAACCGAAAGCGGGCACCACAGAACCTGCGGGCAGCACCTCGATCTTCAAATCGCCGCCAGTCATGTCGTTGACCTTCTTTGCATAGTCGAGGGCATACTCGTGAAAGATGTCCTTGGCAGGCCATGTGCTTTGCCAGCGCATGTTGATGGGGCCGGTTTGTGCGGCCACCATGGGCGCGGCTACAACACCCGCAGCGGCAGCGGCTGTGCCCTTCAGTACATTGCGGCGAGCGGTTGTCTTTTTGGTATCGGTCATCGAAAGTCTCCTAGGTTTTGTCAAAGACAGGAATGGGAATGGCGATTCTTATGCGTTGTTCAATAAATGTGGGGTGGGTTTGCCCTAGGCGTATGCTGTGAATGCACGAAATTTGTCTCCTTGGGGACCGCGCGCTTTTATACTGAAGCTCAAATTGATTGAGCTTTACAACTATGAGTAACAACGAGCTTGGCTACGCTGGTGACATCACCCCAGAAACTGCCAACGCGTGGATGCAGTCGGGCGAAGCAGTGATGGTGGATGTGCGAAGCGAAGCAGAACTCGCGTGGGTTGGCTTCGTGCCTGGTGCCGTGGCGGTGGCGTGGAAGCAGTGGCCTGGCATGGCCATGAACCCCACGTTTGATGCGCAAATCAAAGCAGCCGCCAATGGCAAAAAAGTGGTGTTGCTGTGTCGCAGTGGTGTGCGATCCATCGCTGCAGCCAAACGCGCCACTGAGCTTGGCCTAGAGGCCTACAACATTCTCGAAGGCTTCGAGGGCGATGCCAATGCCGATGGGCATCGCGGCACACAGGGTGGCTGGCGCATGCGCGGTTTGCCTTGGCGCCAAAACTGATTCAAATCCCATGACATTTCTTGCACTCGATGTGGGCAACACACGCCTCAAGTGGGGCCTGTATGACAGCCCTCGGCCCGGCGCTAAGTTGCTGGGTAGTGGGGCGGTGTTTCTAGAAAACATCGATCGCCTCGCTGACGAAGACTGGCGCGAATTGCCAGAGCCCACGCACATGCTGGGCTGCATCGTGGCAGGCGAAGCCATTCGTCGCCGTGTGGAAGAACAAATGGAGTTATGGGACATCACGCCTCATTGGGCCGTGTCCTCTGCTGCAGAGGCAGGGCTGACGAATGGCTACGACCATCCGACGCGCTTGGGCGCTGATCGCTGGGTGGCCATGATTGGTGCGCATGCCCGCATGCTCCGGCACGTCAACGGTGGTCCATCCAAACCCATGGTGGTGGTGATGGTGGGCACAGCGGTGACGGTGGAAGCCATTGATGCGAGTGGCAAATTTTTGGGCGGTCTCATCTTGCCCGGCCACGGCATCATGTTGCGTGCGCTCGAGTCAGGCACTGCTGGCTTGCGTGTGCCAACAGGCGATGTGGTGGAGTTCCCCACCAACACCAGCGATGCCCTCACCAGCGGCGGCACGTACGCCATTGCGGGCGCGGTCGAGCGCATGGTGCAGCACGTTCGCCAACACTGCGGAGCCGAGCCCGCATGCTACATGACGGGTGGTGCAGGCTGGAAGATGGCACCAAGCATGTCGGTTCAGTTTGAGCTGGTCGACTCGCTCATCTTTGATGGCTTGCTTGAAATTGCCAAACAGCGCTTGGACGAACCATCGCCTGTGTGGCCCTCTCGCTCGCTGTTTTAACTTTGGTTTGAACGGGGTAGCCCCTCATGACACGGGGCATAGGCAGCGGCTAGACTCAGAGCCATGAAAGTCATCGATTCCCTCGTAACGCAAGCGCCCAACATCGCGGCCATTCGCCGCGACATCCATGCCCATCCCGAGCTGTGCTTTGAAGAAATTCGCACCGCAGATGTTGTCGCGCAAAAGCTGACCGAGTGGGGCATTCCCGTGCATCGCGGCATGGGTAAAACGGGTGTGGTGGGCATCTTGAAATGTGGCACCAGCGACCGTGCCATTGGCCTGCGTGCAGACATGGACGCCTTGCCCATGCAAGAGTTCAACCAATTTGCCCACGCCAGTCAACATGCCGGCAAGATGCACGCCTGCGGGCATGACGGCCATGTGGCCATGCTCTTGGCAGCGGCGCAATATTTGTCAAAGCACCAAGACTTTGACGGTACTGTGTACTTCATCTTCCAACCCGCCGAAGAAGGCGGTGGTGGCGCTCGTGAAATGATTCGCGATGGCTTGTTTGACAAATTCCCCATGCAAGCCGTCTACGGCATGCACAACTGGCCGGGCCTCAAAGAAGGGCAGTTTGCGCTGAGCGCTGGCCCTGTGATGGCCTCAAGCAACGAATTCAAAATCACCATCCACGGCAAAGGCTGCCACGCCGCGTTGCCGCACAACGGCATTGACCCCGTGGTGATCGCATGCCAAATGGTGCAAGCCTTTCAAACCATCGTCAGCCGGAACAAAAAGCCAGTCGATGCAGGCGTCATCTCCGTCACCATGATCAACGCAGGCGAAGCCACCAACGTGGTGCCCGACCACTGCGAGCTGCAAGGCACGGTGCGCACCTTCAGTGTGGAAGTGCTAGACATGATCGAGCAACGCATGCGCGATGTAGCCGCCCACACCAGCGCCGCCTTTGGTGCGACATGCACGTTCGAGTTTGAACGGAACTATCCGCCCACCATCAACCACCCCGCTGAAACTGAATTTGCTCGCGAGGTGATGACCGACATTGTTGGCGCCGCCAATGTGTTGCCTCAAGAACCCACCATGGGCGCGGAAGACTTCTCGTACATGCTGCAAGCCAAGCCTGGCGCATATTGCTTCATTGGCAATGGCGATGGCCTACACCGCGAAATCGGCCACGGCGAAGGCCCATGCACCCTGCACAACCCCAGCTACGACTTCAATGACGCCCTCATTCCCATGGGGGCCACCTATTGGGTCAAACTCGTAGAAGCCGCATACTGCGTTGATCCCCTTAATCGGGGTCAGTAAGCAGACAGCAGCGCGTTCAAATGCGCTTTGTGTTCATCTGTTGCATAAGGCAACAGCAAGCCCAGCACACTCTTAGCTCCGCGCAGCAGTGATGCTTGCGCGCTTTCGGGCTCTAGCGCATGGCGCGGATCGCGCACGTATTCGTAGCTCAGCCACCAGGTCAGCATCACCACCATGTGCGTGGCGGTGGCTTCGCGCTCTGACACCGTGATGGCCAACGCGCCATCGTGCGCTAGGCTGTCTAGCAATGTTCGAAACGCGGTGGTCTTGTGCAGCAGCGCATCTTTGATATGGGTTTCCAGCTTGCGGTTCTTGCTCAGCAAGTCGTTCAAATCGCGGTACAAAAACCGGTATTGCCACACCAACTCAAACAAGGTGTGCATGAAAAACCAAGCGTCTTCCACGTCGTGCACGCCCGGGGCAGCGTTGAGCAACTCATTCAGTGCCGACTCGTAGCGGTTAAAAAGCGCCGTGACCAGCTCCTCCTTGGCGGGGTAGTGGTAGTACAGGTTGCCAGGGCTGATGTTGAGCTCAGACGAGATCAATGTGGTCGACACATTAGGCTCACCAAAGCGGTTAAAGAGGTCGAGCGTGACCTCCAAAATCCGCTCTGCGGTACGGCGTGGCGCTTTCTTTGTCATCAATTATTTCTTGGCTGTTTTCTTCGCTGGCGCTTTCTTCGCGGCAGCCTTAGCCGCAGGCTTGGTCGCTGCTTTGGGTTTGGTTGCAGCTTTGGGCTTAGTACCCAGTTGCGCTTCAAGTGCCGCCACACGCGCATGCAAGGCCTTCATTTCGGCGGCTGATGGCAAGCCCAAGCTGTGCAACGCCTTGGCCACGCGATCTTCAAAAATACCCTCCAGCTTGCCCCATTGGCCAGTGGCACGTTCGCTCAGGGTGTGGGCTGCTTGCGTGGCTTTTTGTGTGGCCTCGGCCAGTTTTTCTTCAGCGGTGCTGTGGGCTTTGCGCTGCATGCTGATGCCATCGCTTACCAACTTCTCAAATGCTTTGGTACCGTCTTGCTGCGCTTTGGCAAACGCACCCAAGCCTGCCAGCCAAATTTGCTGGGCTTGTTCTTTCACGTTGTCAGACATGGCTGCTGGATCGAATGGGTTTTTGGTAGACATCTGTACAGGCTTTCAAACAAAACATAAAACTGCACTTTAACGCCGAGTGCGTCGAAACACCACATGAAGTTTAGTTAGACTTCCCTAACAATGAGTAGCGACAAACCCGAGACAAACAGCACCGCTTGGTACGTGGTCCACACCAAGCCCCGCCAAGAAAACCGAGCCCTTGAAAACCTGCAAAACCAAGGCTTCAATTGCTTCTTGCCCACCATGCAGGTGCAAAAGTTGCGCAACCAAAAAGTGCAGACCATCACCGAGCCCATGTTCAGCCGTTATCTGTTCATTGAGCTCGATGACCAAAATCAAAACTGGGGGCCCATCCGTTCTACCTTGGGTGTGAGCAAGTTGGTCAGCTTTGGGCCACAGCCCGCCAAAGTGCCGCCCGAGTTCATCGCCTTCTTAAAAGAAGCGCCACCCGAAACCCTTGAACGCATGTTTGCTCCGGGCGACAACGTGCAAATTGCTAGCGGCCCGCTGCAGGGCTTAGAGGGTAAATACATCGCCCACGATGGCGAAACCCGAGCCTTTGTGTTAGTAGATTTGCTGGGGCAGCCGCAAAAACTGCGCATGGCGGTCGAGAGCCTGCGTGTGGTCTAGCTTCACGGCGATAATTCTCAAATGCATCAAGTTCTTCCTGTCATTCTTTGTGGCGGCTCAGGCACACGTTTGTGGCCTTTGTCGCGTGCGGGCTTTCCCAAGCAGTTCTTGGTTTTATCGGGCAACACCAGCTTGTTTCAGCAAGCGGTTGAGCGCGTGAACCAACTGGGAGCTGCAGACATCACCGTGGGCAACACTTTGGTGGTCACCAACGAAGAGCACCGCTTTTTGTCGCTAGAACAGCTGCGCGAAATCAAAGGCGTCAACGCCACCCTGCTGCTAGAGCCCACAGGCCGCAACACTGCCCCCGCACTCACCTTGGCGGCCTTGCAAGCCACTGAAGGCGACCAAGACCCCATTTTGGTTGTCACCCCCGCCGACCAAACCGTGCAAAACCCCGCAGCGTTTCAGCAGGCGCTGCAGCAAAGCATTCGTGCGGCGGCAAATGGCGGCATCGTTATTTTGGGCATCACGCCCGACAAGCCCGAAACTGGCTACGGCTACATCCAGCAGTCCGGCACAGCCGGTGCGCAGGGTGAATACACCGTGGCGCAGTTTGCCGAAAAGCCAAGCCTAGAGGTGGCCCAGGCATACCTAGCCGGTGGGCAACACACTTGGAACAGCGGCATGTTTGTGCTGCGTGCCAGCACATGGCTCAAAGCCCTGCAGCACTTCCGCCCAGACATCGCCACAGCCACACAAGCAGCATGGCAAGGCAAAACCATCGATGCACCTTTTGTGCGCCCCAGCAAAGAAGCCTTTGCCCAAGTGCCGTCTGAGTCGGTCGACTACGCCGTCATGGAAAAGTGCCCAGGCTCTAGCTACCCCATCCACATGGTGTCGCTGGACGCCGGCTGGAACGACCTAGGCGCGTGGGACGCCGTGTGGCAAGTCAACCAAGACGGCCACCAAGACGCCCAAGGCAACGTGGTGCAGGGCGACGCTTTGTTGGCCGACACCACCAACACCTTCATCCACGCAAGCAGCCGCTTGGTGGGGGCTGTTGGCGTGAGCAACCTCATCGTGGTAGAAACGCCAGATGCCGTGCTGGTGGCCGATCGCAGCCAAAGCCAGAACGTTAAAAAACTCGTGCAACAGCTGGAAGCCAAAAAGCGCGAAGAGCTGAGCTTGCACCGTAAAGTGCACCGCCCATGGGGCTGGTACGACAGCATTGACGAAGCCGAGCGCTTCAAAGTCAAACGCATTCAAGTCAAACCTGGCGCGAGCCTCAGTTTGCAAAAACACCACCACCGTGCCGAGCATTGGATTGTGGTCAAAGGCACAGCCCAAGTGACGTGTGGCGACAAGGTCACGCTCGTCACAGAAAACCAATCCACCTACATCCCTCTGGGCGAAGTGCACCGTTTGGCCAACCCAGGCACCATTCCGCTTGAAATCATCGAAGTGCAATCGGGTAGCTATTTGGGTGAAGACGACATCATCCGCTTTGAGGACACATATGGGCGCGGCTAACGTGACCGACAAAATTTACGTCGCAGGCCACCGTGGCATGGTGGGCTCGGCCATCGTGCGCCACTTGCTGGCGCAGGGTGTGGCACAAGGCCACATCATCACCCGCGCCCATGCCGAGTTAGACCTGACTAACCAAGCCGCTGTGCAAGCGTTCTTCGCGGCAGAAAAACCCACGCAGGTGTACTTGGCTGCAGCCAAAGTAGGTGGCATTCATGCCAACAACGTCTACCCTGCTGACTTCATCTATCAAAACCTCATGATGCAAGCCAACGTCATCGAGGCTGCGTTTCAGAATGGCGTGCAAAAGCTGCTCTTCTTGGGTTCGAGCTGCATTTACCCGCGCATGGCGCAACAGCCCATGCGGGAAGATGCGCTGCTCACCGGTACGCTAGAGCCAACGAACGAGCCCTACGCCATTGCCAAAATTGCAGGCATCAAACTCTGCGAAAGCTACAACCGGACAATACGGCGCAAGCCACGGCGTGGACTACCGCAGCGTCATGCCCACCAACCTCTATGGTCCCGGCGACAACTACCACCACGAAAACAGCCACGTCATTCCTGCGCTCATTCGCCGCTTCCACGAAGCCAGGTTGGCTGGTGCGCCCAGCGTCGCCATATGGGGAACAGGCACACCGCGCCGCGAGTTTTTGTATGTAGACGACATGGCCGCCGCCAGCGTGCACGTCATGCAGCTGCCCAAAGCCACGTACGACCAGCACACCACCCCCATGCAAAGCCACATCAACGTCGGCAGCGGTTCGGATGTGACCATTGCCAATGTGGCGAAAATCATTGCGCAAACTGTGGGCTACCAAGGCCAAATCGAGTTCGACACCTCCAAGCCCGATGGCGCCCCACGCAAGTGGATGGATAGTTCGCGCCTCAACGCGCTGGGCTGGCAAGCCAAGGTGGATTTACAACACGGCCTTGCTGCCGCCTATCAAGACTTTGTGAGCAAACTATGACGCAGAAAACTCAACCCAAAGTCGCCCTCATCACGGGCATCACAGGCCAAGATGGCTCTTACCTCGCTGAGTTCTTGCTAGAGAAGGGCTACATTGTTCACGGCATCAAGCGCCGTGCTTCGCTGTTCAACACCCAACGCGTGGACCACATCTACCAAGATCCACATGTGGAGCATGCCAACTTCAAGCTGCACTATGGCGACCTGAGCGACACGAGCAACCTCATTCGCATCGTGCAAGAAACCCAGCCCGATGAAATCTACAACCTCGGTGCACAAAGCCATGTGGCCGTGTCATTTGAGTCGCCTGAATACACCGCAGATGTAGACGGCATTGGCACCCTGCGCCTGCTTGAAGCTATTCGTATCTTGGGCCTTGAAAAGAAAACCCGCTTTTACCAAGCAAGCACCTCAGAGTTGTATGGCTTGGTACAAGAAATCCCGCAAAAAGAAACCACGCCTTTTTACCCACGCAGCCCCTACGCCGTGGCCAAGATGTATGCGTATTGGATTGTGGTGAACTACCGCGAAGCCTATGGCATGTATGCCTGCAACGGCATCTTGTTTAACCACGAAAGCCCACGCCGTGGCGAAACCTTTGTCACCCGCAAAATCACCCGAGGCCTAGCCAACATCGCTCAAGGCCTAGAGCAATGCCTGTACATGGGTAACCTAGACGCCCTGCGCGATTGGGGCCACTCCAAAGACTACGTACGCATGCAATGGATGATGCTGCAGCAAGACCAAGCGGAAGACTTTGTGGTGGCAACCGGTGTGCAGCACAGCGTGCGCCAGTTCATTCAGTGGAGTGCAGAAGAGCTGGGCGTTACCCTCAAGTTCGCGGGCGAAGGTGTCAACGAAACTGCAACCGTCACAGCCATCAAAGGCGACAAGGCCCCGGGCCTCAAGGTGGGTGATGTGATCGTCAAAATCGATCCCCGCTACTTCCGCCCCACCGAGGTGGAGACTTTGCTGGGCGACCCATCCAAGGCCAAAGCTAAGCTGGGCTGGATGCCAGAAATTACCGTACAGCAAATGTGCGCCGAAATGGTGGCTGCCGATTTGCAAGAGGCCCAAAAACACGCATTGCTCAAAAAGCACGGGTACCAACTCAATGTGAGTGTGGAATAAGCTAGTGTTGATAAAAAATTTAACACGTTACTAGTTACAAAGTATTCTTGCTGAGCCAATTAACCGTCGTATTGATAAGGGCATGCCTCATAATCGAAGGCTTTGCTTTTGAGTGAAAAGGCGGTAGCCTGCCTGATTTCATTTCGCTTCAATTTTGTGACAGTTTTACCTGCGTCAGCCCCAATGCCTCAGCACGTTGCCATCATCATGGATGGCAATGGACGTTGGGCCCAAAAGCGCTTCATGCCCCGCACTGCTGGGCATGCCAAGGGGGCGGCAGGTGTGAAAGCCTTGGTAGAGCATTGCGCCAAACAAGGTATCAAATACCTCACCCTGTTTGCCTTCAGCACCGAAAACTGGCAGCGCCCTGCAGACGAGGTATCCACCCTCATGGGGCTGTTTGTGCAGTACCTTGAAAAAGAAATGAAAAGCCTCGCCGACGCTGGCGTGCGCCTAAAGGTGATTGGCGATGTGGCTGGCTTTGCACCCGAGCTGCAGCAGCGCATCCACGCGGCAGAGGCGGCCACAGCCAGCAAAACCGCCATCACTTTGTGTGTTGCAGCCAACTATGGCGGGCGTTGGGATGTTTTGCAAGCTGTAAAGAACTGGCAAGCAGCCAATCCTCAGCAAAGTGTGGCCGAACTGACTGAGCCTGCACTAGCGCAGAACCTCAGCACCGCAGACATGCCTGAGGTGGACTTGCTCATTCGCACTGGGGGCGAGCAACGCATAAGCAACTTTTTACTCTGGCAGAGCGCCTATGCTGAGTTGTACTTCACCGATGTGCTGTGGCCAGAGTTTGATGGCATAGAGCTTGATAAGTCGCTTAAGTGGTACTCACAGCGCACTAGACGCTTCGGTAAGACGACGGAGCAGATTGTGGGTGAGACCGAAAAGGTCCAGTGATTGATGACGGCTAGCGAGATACAAAAGGCGCCATTACATTTGTTGGTGCTTTGTCATAAAAATGAGTATTTTGAAAAAAGTTGAATAATGAAAAAAGCATTGGTGACGGGAG
This window harbors:
- a CDS encoding TRAP transporter large permease subunit — its product is MKKEIWFGLSIMAMVVLAAFVLLPPVAEMTNGHLGLLMLALVVVAIMLGFPTAFTLMGMGMIFAWLAYRAQNPDLAVTQTLDLMVQRTYSVMSNDVLISIPLFVFMGYLIERANLIEKLFKSMHLATARVPGSLAVATIITCAIFATATGIVGAVVTLMGLLALPAMLRAGYSVQLSAGAITAGGCLGILIPPSVMLIVYGATAGVSVVKLYAGAFFPGIMLATLYVAYVVVIAKLKPHLAPPMSAEDRYIALPPVAQEVSSTVSNKVLPGLIGAIKGKRNASVPMEELLKQLGIALLPAISALVIMGAIFMAVTAPAPVEEAQGVVAMSDGFDEAPAEEEAGGLAEPEGDGLKAPPGTEAPVAKVATEAAPAPAEPVAAAEPAAAQERLPAPPAFWIGLASVAVAMAIFYAYFSFARLEIFKMLLGSFFPLALMILAVLGTIVFGLATPTEAAAMGSMGGLLLAGAYRRLNMTVMRESVYLTAKTSAMVCWLFVGSSIFSAAFALLGGQELINTWVLGMDLTPTQFMILAQVVIFLLGWPLEWTEIIVIFMPIFIPLLPHFNIDPLFFGLLVALNLQTAFLSPPVAMAAFYLKGVSPPHVTLNQIFAGMLPFMAIQVFAIFLLYMFPAIGMWLPETLYK
- a CDS encoding TRAP transporter small permease subunit, with the translated sequence MQKLLLTIDKLSTQVGQIFSWLIFVLTIMITWEVVSRYAFDNPHPWAFDVMSMMYGTLFMMAGAYTLSKNGHVRGDVLYGFFTPRLQAGLDLALYIIFFIPGIVALAWAGYNFAGESWAINEHSNITANGPPVYPFKTIIPIAGLLLLLQGFVEIVRCIVCLQEGEWPSRGDDVDEVDVEKLKEMVHVKDEDIAKLDAYVTGEQGAHK
- a CDS encoding C4-dicarboxylate ABC transporter, which translates into the protein MTDTKKTTARRNVLKGTAAAAAGVVAAPMVAAQTGPINMRWQSTWPAKDIFHEYALDYAKKVNDMTGGDLKIEVLPAGSVVPAFGLLEAVSKGTLDGGHGVLGYHYGKQNALALWNSGPAFGMDANMILAWHKYGGGAELLAKLYASIGGNVQSFLYGPMATQPLGWFKKPITKSADFKGLKFRTNGLAIDLFTAMGAAVNALPGGEIVPAMDRGLLDGAEFNNATSDRILGFPDVSKVCMLQSFHQSAETFEIMFNKTKYDALPAKMKAIIAGATEAASADMSWKAVDRYSKDYAELQTKDKVKFYKTPDSILQDQLKIWSEIVEKKSAENPLFKEIVASQKAFAQRAVKWEQDTVINRRMAVNHFFGAKKA
- a CDS encoding rhodanese-like domain-containing protein; the encoded protein is MSNNELGYAGDITPETANAWMQSGEAVMVDVRSEAELAWVGFVPGAVAVAWKQWPGMAMNPTFDAQIKAAANGKKVVLLCRSGVRSIAAAKRATELGLEAYNILEGFEGDANADGHRGTQGGWRMRGLPWRQN
- a CDS encoding type III pantothenate kinase; this translates as MTFLALDVGNTRLKWGLYDSPRPGAKLLGSGAVFLENIDRLADEDWRELPEPTHMLGCIVAGEAIRRRVEEQMELWDITPHWAVSSAAEAGLTNGYDHPTRLGADRWVAMIGAHARMLRHVNGGPSKPMVVVMVGTAVTVEAIDASGKFLGGLILPGHGIMLRALESGTAGLRVPTGDVVEFPTNTSDALTSGGTYAIAGAVERMVQHVRQHCGAEPACYMTGGAGWKMAPSMSVQFELVDSLIFDGLLEIAKQRLDEPSPVWPSRSLF
- a CDS encoding M20 aminoacylase family protein, producing the protein MKVIDSLVTQAPNIAAIRRDIHAHPELCFEEIRTADVVAQKLTEWGIPVHRGMGKTGVVGILKCGTSDRAIGLRADMDALPMQEFNQFAHASQHAGKMHACGHDGHVAMLLAAAQYLSKHQDFDGTVYFIFQPAEEGGGGAREMIRDGLFDKFPMQAVYGMHNWPGLKEGQFALSAGPVMASSNEFKITIHGKGCHAALPHNGIDPVVIACQMVQAFQTIVSRNKKPVDAGVISVTMINAGEATNVVPDHCELQGTVRTFSVEVLDMIEQRMRDVAAHTSAAFGATCTFEFERNYPPTINHPAETEFAREVMTDIVGAANVLPQEPTMGAEDFSYMLQAKPGAYCFIGNGDGLHREIGHGEGPCTLHNPSYDFNDALIPMGATYWVKLVEAAYCVDPLNRGQ
- a CDS encoding TetR/AcrR family transcriptional regulator, with protein sequence MTKKAPRRTAERILEVTLDLFNRFGEPNVSTTLISSELNISPGNLYYHYPAKEELVTALFNRYESALNELLNAAPGVHDVEDAWFFMHTLFELVWQYRFLYRDLNDLLSKNRKLETHIKDALLHKTTAFRTLLDSLAHDGALAITVSEREATATHMVVMLTWWLSYEYVRDPRHALEPESAQASLLRGAKSVLGLLLPYATDEHKAHLNALLSAY
- a CDS encoding phasin family protein; this encodes MSTKNPFDPAAMSDNVKEQAQQIWLAGLGAFAKAQQDGTKAFEKLVSDGISMQRKAHSTAEEKLAEATQKATQAAHTLSERATGQWGKLEGIFEDRVAKALHSLGLPSAAEMKALHARVAALEAQLGTKPKAATKPKAATKPAAKAAAKKAPAKKTAKK
- the rfaH gene encoding transcription/translation regulatory transformer protein RfaH, translating into MSSDKPETNSTAWYVVHTKPRQENRALENLQNQGFNCFLPTMQVQKLRNQKVQTITEPMFSRYLFIELDDQNQNWGPIRSTLGVSKLVSFGPQPAKVPPEFIAFLKEAPPETLERMFAPGDNVQIASGPLQGLEGKYIAHDGETRAFVLVDLLGQPQKLRMAVESLRVV
- a CDS encoding mannose-1-phosphate guanylyltransferase/mannose-6-phosphate isomerase — translated: MHQVLPVILCGGSGTRLWPLSRAGFPKQFLVLSGNTSLFQQAVERVNQLGAADITVGNTLVVTNEEHRFLSLEQLREIKGVNATLLLEPTGRNTAPALTLAALQATEGDQDPILVVTPADQTVQNPAAFQQALQQSIRAAANGGIVILGITPDKPETGYGYIQQSGTAGAQGEYTVAQFAEKPSLEVAQAYLAGGQHTWNSGMFVLRASTWLKALQHFRPDIATATQAAWQGKTIDAPFVRPSKEAFAQVPSESVDYAVMEKCPGSSYPIHMVSLDAGWNDLGAWDAVWQVNQDGHQDAQGNVVQGDALLADTTNTFIHASSRLVGAVGVSNLIVVETPDAVLVADRSQSQNVKKLVQQLEAKKREELSLHRKVHRPWGWYDSIDEAERFKVKRIQVKPGASLSLQKHHHRAEHWIVVKGTAQVTCGDKVTLVTENQSTYIPLGEVHRLANPGTIPLEIIEVQSGSYLGEDDIIRFEDTYGRG